The Aminithiophilus ramosus genome contains a region encoding:
- a CDS encoding ABC transporter permease — translation MTQKSLWELFFTFVARSYPRILTLTWQHLYISTAALAITLAICIPLGIYLTRHEKLAPYVIGLANVFQTIPSLALLGFLIFVFGIGNDNAIAALVLYAMLPVIQNTYTGLRNVPPSLIQAARGMGMTERQILLKVQLPLARPVLIAGIRVATVWVIGTATLAAAIGGGGLGRLIFSGLASIRNEVILAGAIPATILALLADQCLKMLENYYSPETRAKRLAQLGPLEPDKPWDSDQDETVLADETEENEEAASESPSDVDKTKGEDVS, via the coding sequence ATGACGCAGAAAAGCCTCTGGGAGCTCTTCTTCACCTTCGTGGCCCGGTCCTACCCGCGCATCCTCACCCTGACCTGGCAGCATCTCTACATCTCAACCGCGGCCCTGGCCATCACCCTCGCCATCTGCATCCCCCTGGGCATCTACCTGACGCGACACGAGAAGCTGGCCCCCTACGTGATCGGCCTGGCCAACGTCTTCCAGACCATCCCGAGCCTGGCCCTGCTGGGTTTTCTGATCTTCGTCTTCGGCATCGGCAACGACAACGCCATTGCCGCCCTCGTCCTCTACGCCATGTTGCCCGTGATCCAGAACACCTACACGGGGCTCAGGAACGTCCCCCCCTCGCTGATCCAGGCCGCCCGAGGCATGGGCATGACGGAACGGCAGATCCTCCTCAAGGTTCAGCTGCCTCTGGCCCGTCCCGTTTTGATCGCGGGCATCCGCGTCGCCACCGTCTGGGTCATCGGCACGGCCACCCTGGCCGCGGCCATCGGCGGCGGCGGACTGGGACGGCTCATCTTCTCGGGGCTTGCCTCGATCCGCAACGAAGTCATCCTGGCCGGCGCCATCCCGGCGACGATCCTGGCTCTCCTCGCCGATCAGTGCCTCAAGATGCTGGAGAACTATTACAGCCCTGAAACGAGGGCCAAGCGCCTCGCCCAGCTGGGGCCCCTCGAGCCGGACAAGCCCTGGGACAGCGACCAGGACGAGACGGTCCTGGCCGACGAAACGGAAGAAAATGAAGAGGCGGCCTCCGAGAGTCCGTCCGACGTCGACAAGACGAAAGGAGAGGATGTTTCATGA
- a CDS encoding glycine betaine ABC transporter substrate-binding protein gives MKNGTQRWVTVLLSVTLALVICAAPLTAAYADDDPMNYKGKVRVGAQTVNEAIVLAWIAGLLIEEHTGLKPEMITEFAASSVVHQAMVAGELDVYVSWTGTQLTGILRYEGPNLSGEETFRRVKEGFEEHFGFTWAKPLGFNNTYVMTVRRETAEKYNLKKASDLAPYAADWKLGCDENFDTRPDAYPGWSELYGIKFKDILPMQYSIMYRAIANKEVDVIPAYSTDSRIPKMDLVMLEDDKEFFPDYSAGYVIDMKFLEKYPKVLDILEKLSGTIDEETMAKMNSRFDDGEEPEDIARDYLVSVGLIGS, from the coding sequence ATGAAGAACGGAACACAACGATGGGTTACGGTGCTGCTTTCGGTGACTCTGGCCCTGGTCATCTGTGCCGCACCGCTGACGGCGGCCTATGCCGACGACGATCCCATGAACTACAAGGGCAAGGTGCGCGTCGGCGCCCAGACCGTCAACGAGGCCATCGTCCTGGCCTGGATCGCCGGCCTTCTCATCGAGGAACACACCGGCCTCAAGCCTGAGATGATCACCGAATTCGCCGCCTCCTCGGTGGTCCACCAGGCCATGGTCGCCGGTGAGCTCGATGTCTACGTCTCCTGGACGGGGACGCAGCTCACGGGCATCCTCCGCTACGAGGGCCCCAATCTCTCCGGCGAGGAGACCTTCCGCCGCGTCAAGGAGGGCTTCGAGGAACATTTCGGCTTCACCTGGGCCAAGCCCCTGGGTTTCAACAACACCTACGTCATGACCGTGCGCCGCGAGACGGCCGAGAAGTACAACCTCAAGAAGGCCTCCGACCTGGCCCCTTACGCCGCCGACTGGAAACTCGGCTGTGACGAGAACTTCGACACCCGTCCCGACGCCTATCCCGGCTGGTCCGAGCTCTACGGCATCAAATTCAAGGACATCCTGCCCATGCAGTACTCCATCATGTACCGGGCCATCGCAAACAAGGAAGTGGACGTCATTCCCGCCTACTCGACGGATTCCCGCATCCCCAAGATGGATCTGGTCATGCTCGAAGACGACAAAGAGTTCTTCCCAGACTACAGCGCCGGCTACGTCATCGACATGAAGTTCCTCGAGAAGTACCCCAAGGTCCTGGATATCCTCGAGAAGCTGAGCGGCACCATCGACGAAGAGACGATGGCCAAGATGAACAGCCGTTTCGATGACGGCGAAGAGCCCGAGGACATCGCCCGCGATTACCTCGTCAGCGTGGGGCTGATCGGCAGTTAG
- a CDS encoding aldehyde ferredoxin oxidoreductase family protein, translating into MAAKSYGAVRLDVDLGDGSTGRKTLDGASLRPQIGGVGTACSILYDEQAPGLDPLAPEALLIIATGPLTDPAVPGGGSLEICGKSPQTGAWSESRLGTDAGIALRKAGVDIAVIRGRAARPSALVIDDDRIEIIDAAMLKGMTTSRREAVLASKLGEGFEILSIGEAGERLVPFAAVMCGHRAAGRCGMGAVMGSKNLLALAIRGRGSLAKASPGRWASAIRKAQAKVRAHPTSPEFTRHGTMGGMPYSDASGDFPSRNWLSNSSGKGQSIFDSYYGRNFRKAVGCYRGCPVRCGRKVLVPDGPFETPLHDGGEYESVSAFTAFVDGTDVDAAIRASYLCNEYGLDTISCGAVIAFAMECREKGLLDESLIEGLDLFWGNGSVLPRLVEAIARREGLGELLSLGVRAAAQRLGPDALEAAVHVKGLEGPAHDPRSGKLLALTYGTNNRGMCHIHPIEAKAFDCDKQSFGLTAYGLPDPETVHPWDEEGKGAIAARLQDYGTLFEMFATCKFYGYCGLELDDFAEMIGAATGWDVTASELLLAGERVNTLQRLFNLREGLTADDDRLPDRVRQVPSFGRYSGEERCAIADYERMLADYYEARGWDAKGVPTEATRRRLGLD; encoded by the coding sequence ATGGCAGCAAAGAGTTACGGAGCTGTCCGCCTTGACGTCGATCTCGGCGACGGCTCGACCGGCAGGAAAACTCTCGACGGAGCCTCGCTCCGTCCCCAGATCGGCGGCGTGGGCACGGCCTGTTCCATCCTTTACGACGAACAGGCCCCGGGCCTCGATCCCCTCGCCCCGGAGGCGCTTCTGATCATCGCCACGGGGCCTCTCACGGACCCGGCCGTTCCCGGCGGCGGCAGCCTGGAGATCTGCGGCAAATCGCCCCAGACCGGGGCCTGGTCGGAGTCGCGCCTCGGCACGGACGCCGGCATCGCCCTGAGAAAGGCCGGCGTGGACATCGCCGTCATCAGGGGGAGAGCCGCCAGGCCGTCGGCTCTCGTCATCGACGACGACCGCATCGAAATCATCGACGCGGCGATGCTGAAGGGGATGACCACTTCCCGGCGCGAGGCGGTCCTCGCCTCGAAGCTGGGCGAGGGTTTCGAGATCCTCTCCATCGGCGAGGCCGGCGAGAGGCTCGTTCCCTTCGCCGCCGTCATGTGCGGCCATCGGGCCGCCGGGCGGTGCGGCATGGGGGCCGTCATGGGAAGCAAGAACCTTCTGGCTCTGGCCATCCGGGGAAGGGGAAGCCTCGCCAAGGCCAGCCCGGGACGGTGGGCGTCGGCGATCCGCAAGGCCCAGGCCAAGGTGAGAGCCCACCCGACGTCGCCCGAGTTCACCCGCCACGGCACCATGGGCGGCATGCCCTACAGCGACGCCTCGGGCGACTTCCCCAGCAGGAACTGGCTGTCCAACAGCTCAGGAAAGGGCCAGTCCATCTTCGACAGCTACTACGGCCGCAACTTCAGGAAGGCCGTCGGCTGCTACCGCGGCTGCCCCGTACGGTGCGGCCGCAAGGTCCTCGTCCCCGACGGGCCCTTCGAGACCCCCCTCCACGACGGGGGCGAATACGAGTCGGTCAGCGCCTTCACGGCCTTCGTCGACGGCACCGACGTCGACGCCGCCATCCGGGCCTCCTACCTCTGCAACGAGTACGGCCTGGACACGATCTCCTGCGGCGCCGTCATCGCCTTCGCCATGGAGTGCCGCGAAAAGGGGCTCCTCGATGAGTCCCTCATCGAGGGATTGGACCTCTTTTGGGGCAACGGCTCCGTCCTGCCCCGCCTCGTCGAGGCCATCGCCCGCCGGGAAGGGCTGGGAGAGCTCCTCAGCCTCGGCGTCCGCGCCGCGGCGCAAAGGCTCGGTCCCGACGCTTTGGAGGCCGCCGTCCACGTCAAGGGCCTGGAGGGGCCCGCCCACGATCCCCGGTCGGGCAAGCTCCTGGCCTTGACCTACGGCACCAACAACAGGGGCATGTGCCACATCCACCCCATCGAGGCCAAGGCCTTCGACTGCGACAAGCAGAGTTTCGGCCTCACCGCCTACGGACTCCCCGATCCCGAGACGGTCCATCCCTGGGACGAGGAGGGCAAAGGAGCGATTGCGGCCAGGCTTCAGGATTACGGCACCCTCTTTGAGATGTTCGCCACCTGCAAGTTCTACGGCTACTGCGGCCTCGAACTCGACGACTTCGCCGAGATGATCGGGGCCGCCACGGGGTGGGATGTGACGGCTTCGGAGCTTCTTCTGGCAGGCGAGCGGGTCAACACCCTCCAGCGCCTCTTCAACCTCCGCGAGGGCCTCACCGCCGACGACGACCGCCTCCCCGACCGGGTGCGGCAGGTCCCCTCCTTCGGCCGCTACTCCGGAGAGGAGCGCTGCGCCATCGCCGACTACGAGAGGATGCTCGCCGACTACTACGAGGCCCGGGGCTGGGACGCCAAGGGCGTTCCGACGGAGGCGACGCGGCGGCGGCTGGGCCTGGACTGA
- a CDS encoding thiamine pyrophosphate-binding protein, with amino-acid sequence MNVRTGAAQAVKTLEILGVKTLFGIPGIHNLDLYDALLDSPIEVLTTRHEQGAAFAADGYGRMTGEPGVALVIGGPGLTNALTPLGQAFHDSVPLLLLSSDVPRAYGKSRRGFLHELRDGQGMARSVCKESLAVTEAADIAPAIERGWTLCRQGRPGPVHVQIPLDLLAQRGSFDDPRPPRRPSAPLLPQEPFDEALSLLREAPQAAFVAGGGARHARSLTELVEKLGAPLATTCAGKGILDEGHPLSLGTTLHLAPVRTFLESVDVLVVVGSELSPTDLWENPLRPRGKVIRVDVDPSHFTASPQADVALAADGDLVVGALAAALERRPYSVEERGRTVRRLLDEARSSLPSVTGLGPLADEVRSFLRALRRGLPREGVLFADMTTPAYMALSEFPVAEAGLFFHPVGFGTLGWALPAALGARAADRQRPLVVLCGDGGFQFTLPELALAVESRLPLVIVIWNDGGFGEIRRNEELRHRGRTLAVDQSLPDLPALARAYGVDASVLFSPRELETALSQALASGKTTLIDYRSGGQGR; translated from the coding sequence ATGAACGTACGAACAGGAGCGGCACAGGCCGTCAAAACCCTCGAAATTCTCGGCGTGAAGACCCTTTTCGGCATCCCCGGCATCCACAACCTCGACCTCTACGACGCCCTTCTCGACTCCCCCATCGAAGTCCTCACGACACGACACGAACAGGGCGCCGCCTTCGCCGCCGACGGCTACGGCCGCATGACGGGAGAGCCGGGAGTGGCCCTCGTCATCGGCGGACCGGGGCTCACGAACGCCCTCACCCCTCTCGGCCAGGCCTTTCACGACTCCGTCCCCCTCCTCCTCCTCTCCAGCGACGTTCCCCGGGCCTACGGCAAAAGCCGCCGGGGCTTTCTGCACGAGCTGCGCGACGGCCAGGGAATGGCCCGGAGCGTCTGCAAGGAGAGCCTGGCCGTGACGGAGGCCGCCGACATCGCCCCGGCCATCGAGAGGGGCTGGACGCTCTGCCGTCAGGGCCGTCCCGGCCCCGTCCACGTCCAGATCCCTCTCGATCTTCTGGCTCAGAGGGGCTCCTTCGACGATCCCCGGCCTCCTCGACGTCCTTCCGCCCCCCTCCTGCCGCAGGAGCCTTTCGACGAGGCCCTCTCCCTTCTCCGCGAGGCCCCTCAGGCGGCCTTCGTCGCCGGAGGCGGGGCCCGTCACGCCCGATCCCTGACGGAGCTCGTCGAGAAGCTCGGCGCCCCTCTGGCGACGACCTGCGCCGGCAAGGGCATTCTCGACGAGGGTCATCCCCTCAGCCTCGGAACGACCCTCCATCTGGCTCCGGTCCGGACCTTTCTCGAATCGGTCGACGTCCTCGTCGTCGTCGGTTCCGAGCTGTCGCCGACCGACCTGTGGGAAAACCCCCTCAGGCCGAGGGGGAAGGTGATCCGCGTCGACGTCGATCCCTCCCACTTCACCGCCTCGCCCCAAGCCGACGTGGCCCTCGCCGCCGACGGCGATCTCGTCGTCGGGGCCCTCGCCGCGGCACTGGAACGCCGACCCTACTCCGTCGAGGAGCGGGGAAGGACGGTCCGGCGCCTTCTCGACGAGGCCCGCTCCTCCCTGCCTTCCGTGACGGGTCTGGGCCCCCTGGCCGACGAGGTCCGGTCCTTTCTGCGGGCCCTCCGCCGGGGCCTGCCCCGGGAAGGCGTCCTCTTCGCCGACATGACGACGCCGGCCTACATGGCCCTCAGCGAATTTCCCGTCGCCGAGGCCGGCCTCTTCTTCCACCCCGTCGGCTTCGGCACCCTCGGCTGGGCCCTGCCCGCCGCCCTGGGAGCCCGCGCCGCCGACAGGCAGAGACCTCTCGTCGTCCTCTGCGGCGACGGCGGGTTCCAGTTCACCCTGCCCGAGCTGGCTCTGGCCGTCGAATCCCGCCTTCCCCTCGTCATCGTCATCTGGAACGACGGGGGTTTCGGCGAGATCCGCCGCAACGAGGAGCTTCGCCACAGAGGGCGGACCCTCGCCGTCGACCAGAGCCTTCCCGATCTTCCCGCCCTGGCCCGGGCCTACGGCGTCGACGCCTCGGTCCTCTTCTCGCCCCGGGAGCTGGAGACGGCCCTGAGCCAGGCCCTGGCCTCGGGGAAAACGACGCTCATCGACTACCGATCGGGAGGGCAGGGACGATGA
- a CDS encoding M20 family metallopeptidase: MKNRKEALQAALSCLDETSLLDLTRKLIAIPSHHGLENPEREMAAYLERFLAEAGLTVCRRLTAGGRFNVIATLGKNRSPEKTLMLNGHMDTVGVENMKGDPFSGEIVDGKIFGRGSVDMKAALASMIHAVLAVKEAGIPLEGQVVFAGVADEELWNAGTRDLVARGPRTKYAIVGEPTGLRIDHGHRALEWIEIVIRGRAAHGGTPERGVNAIEKAGKLLRILCDELLPAINERTHPITGPSTLNLGQIFGGTQPSTVAGECVIRLDRRWIPGESTESVLDELREIIRRLREDDPDYDGDVRNMRDMAMNTVGQPPLLTAPDSPLVRRLSEALSRFGPSPRLGAFPGWTDGGILSSAGGIETVVFGPGDLSVAHSDREFCPVDEVIRSCPVYISTLLDLCL, from the coding sequence GTGAAAAACCGCAAGGAGGCTCTCCAGGCCGCCCTGAGCTGCTTGGATGAAACCTCCCTCCTCGATCTGACGCGCAAGCTGATTGCCATACCCAGTCATCATGGCCTGGAGAACCCGGAAAGGGAAATGGCCGCCTATCTGGAGCGATTTCTTGCGGAGGCGGGATTAACGGTGTGTCGGCGTCTGACGGCCGGCGGCCGCTTTAACGTCATCGCCACGTTGGGGAAGAACCGCTCTCCCGAAAAGACGCTCATGCTCAACGGTCACATGGACACCGTCGGCGTGGAGAACATGAAAGGTGATCCCTTTTCGGGAGAGATCGTGGACGGAAAAATTTTCGGGCGGGGATCGGTCGACATGAAAGCGGCGCTTGCTTCGATGATTCATGCCGTTCTGGCCGTTAAAGAGGCGGGGATTCCCCTCGAAGGGCAGGTCGTCTTTGCCGGCGTCGCCGACGAGGAGCTTTGGAACGCGGGGACTCGCGATCTCGTGGCTCGGGGCCCCCGGACGAAATATGCGATCGTCGGCGAACCGACCGGATTGAGAATCGATCACGGCCATCGTGCCCTCGAATGGATCGAGATCGTCATCAGGGGGAGGGCGGCTCACGGAGGGACGCCCGAGCGGGGCGTCAATGCCATCGAAAAGGCCGGAAAGCTTCTCCGCATTCTCTGTGACGAGCTGCTGCCTGCCATCAATGAGCGGACTCACCCGATCACCGGCCCTTCGACGTTGAATCTGGGCCAGATTTTCGGAGGCACCCAGCCGAGCACCGTTGCCGGAGAGTGTGTGATCCGCCTCGACAGGCGCTGGATACCGGGAGAATCGACGGAGTCCGTTTTGGACGAACTCCGCGAGATCATCCGTCGCCTCAGAGAGGATGACCCCGACTACGACGGCGACGTCCGCAACATGAGAGACATGGCGATGAACACGGTGGGACAGCCTCCCCTGCTGACGGCGCCCGATTCCCCTCTGGTCAGGCGCCTCTCCGAGGCCCTCTCCCGTTTCGGCCCATCGCCTCGGCTGGGGGCCTTCCCGGGGTGGACCGACGGAGGCATTCTCAGCTCCGCCGGGGGCATCGAAACCGTTGTCTTCGGGCCGGGCGACCTTAGCGTCGCCCATAGCGACAGGGAGTTCTGCCCCGTTGACGAGGTCATCCGAAGCTGCCCCGTCTATATTTCGACCCTTCTCGATCTTTGCCTGTAG
- a CDS encoding ABC transporter ATP-binding protein — MVEFEAVSKVYEDGTRAVDSLDLSIAKGEFAVLIGPSGCGKTTSLKMVNRLEECTEGRILVDGRDIQDVDPVTLRRNIGYVVQDIALMPHLSVGENIATVPRLLGWKKTKIDDRVDELLAMAGLEPKKYRYRLPEQLSGGQKQRIGVLRALAADPDVILMDEPFGALDPLSRDRLQTELLEMQKSVKKTIVFVTHDMNEALKMADRVILMRRGKVEQMGSPVEIQTNPVNDFVRTFLGEDRLAQITPDMGIESLVQDPYLRVQATEKAADVLSRMEDLNLDTGQVVDDKGKWIGMVVPRRAKALARDGGTIARAVRKDRHLNIEEATISDAAAMLADMDLPVPVLDGKGHLLGIVDSSSIARLAIGRLCRKGGTKR, encoded by the coding sequence ATGGTTGAGTTTGAAGCCGTCAGCAAGGTCTACGAAGACGGGACCCGCGCCGTAGACTCTCTCGATCTTTCCATCGCCAAAGGCGAATTCGCCGTTCTCATCGGACCGTCGGGCTGCGGCAAGACGACGAGCCTGAAGATGGTCAACCGCCTCGAGGAGTGCACGGAAGGACGGATCCTCGTCGACGGCAGGGACATCCAGGACGTCGATCCCGTGACGCTGCGCCGCAACATCGGCTACGTCGTCCAGGACATCGCCCTCATGCCCCACCTCTCGGTGGGTGAGAACATCGCCACCGTCCCCCGCCTTCTGGGCTGGAAGAAGACCAAGATCGATGACCGCGTCGACGAGCTTCTGGCCATGGCCGGCCTGGAGCCCAAGAAGTACCGCTACCGCCTGCCGGAACAGCTCTCGGGGGGGCAGAAACAGCGCATCGGCGTCCTCCGCGCCCTGGCCGCCGATCCCGACGTCATCCTCATGGACGAGCCCTTCGGCGCCCTCGACCCCCTGAGCCGCGACAGGCTCCAGACGGAGCTTCTGGAGATGCAGAAATCGGTCAAAAAGACGATCGTCTTCGTCACCCACGACATGAACGAGGCCCTCAAGATGGCCGACAGGGTCATCCTCATGCGGCGGGGCAAGGTGGAACAGATGGGCTCCCCCGTCGAGATTCAGACAAACCCCGTCAACGACTTCGTCCGCACCTTCCTCGGCGAGGACCGCCTGGCCCAGATCACGCCCGACATGGGAATCGAAAGCCTCGTCCAGGACCCCTACCTTCGCGTTCAGGCGACGGAAAAGGCCGCCGACGTCCTGAGTCGGATGGAGGACCTCAACCTCGACACGGGACAGGTCGTCGACGACAAGGGCAAGTGGATCGGCATGGTCGTTCCCAGGAGGGCCAAGGCCCTGGCCCGCGACGGAGGCACCATCGCCCGGGCCGTCCGCAAGGACCGCCATCTGAACATCGAAGAGGCGACCATCAGCGATGCCGCAGCCATGCTGGCCGACATGGATCTGCCCGTTCCCGTCCTCGACGGCAAGGGGCACCTCCTGGGCATCGTCGACTCCTCGAGCATCGCCCGGCTGGCCATCGGACGCCTCTGCCGCAAGGGAGGGACGAAGCGATGA
- the hisC gene encoding histidinol-phosphate transaminase, giving the protein MTLGGLREPVRSVEPYVAGKTVEEVRRELGLETIIKLGSNENPYGPFPESLRAMEKELPHLNRYPDVSFQRIKTLLSDLQGLPPECFALSHGAEGMLQTMGKCFIEAGDEVLLPAATYSLYLEITRLMGGLPRTVPLTADFRADVEALRRAVGPRTKLIWLANPNNPTGTVCDGRALEELVEGLPEKVWLVLDEAYAEFADPSLLPDRRRLIAEGRNVIAVRTFSKAWGLAGARLGYAMARPEMVTVIDTVSEPFNANRIGLAGAKAALVEGRPSYERALAAILADRAWLAAELARRGCTVVPSQTNFLFFETPYSASELSRALLERGVIVRSCEGWGFDRAIRVSIGTTEETRRFASLFGDVLDDFRKGVRHHG; this is encoded by the coding sequence ATGACCCTCGGGGGACTGCGCGAACCGGTCCGATCCGTCGAGCCCTACGTGGCGGGCAAGACCGTCGAGGAGGTCCGCCGGGAGCTGGGCCTGGAGACGATCATCAAGCTCGGATCCAACGAGAACCCCTACGGCCCCTTCCCCGAATCGCTGCGGGCCATGGAAAAGGAGCTGCCCCACCTCAACCGCTACCCCGACGTCTCCTTTCAGCGCATCAAGACCCTCCTGAGCGACCTCCAGGGGCTGCCTCCGGAGTGCTTCGCCCTCTCCCACGGGGCCGAGGGCATGCTCCAGACGATGGGCAAGTGCTTCATCGAAGCCGGCGACGAGGTCCTGCTCCCTGCGGCGACGTACAGTCTCTATCTGGAGATCACCCGCCTCATGGGCGGCCTTCCCCGGACCGTCCCCCTGACGGCCGACTTCCGGGCCGACGTGGAGGCCCTCCGCCGTGCCGTCGGACCCCGGACGAAACTGATCTGGCTCGCCAATCCCAACAACCCCACGGGGACGGTCTGCGACGGCAGGGCCCTGGAAGAACTCGTCGAGGGCCTGCCCGAGAAGGTCTGGCTCGTCCTCGACGAGGCCTACGCCGAGTTCGCCGATCCCTCCCTTCTTCCCGACAGGAGGCGCCTCATCGCCGAGGGACGGAACGTCATCGCCGTGCGGACCTTCTCCAAGGCCTGGGGACTGGCCGGTGCCCGCCTCGGCTATGCCATGGCCCGGCCCGAAATGGTGACCGTCATCGACACCGTCAGCGAGCCCTTCAACGCCAACCGCATCGGCCTGGCCGGGGCGAAGGCGGCCCTCGTCGAGGGCCGGCCCTCCTACGAGAGGGCCCTGGCCGCGATCCTCGCCGACCGGGCCTGGCTCGCCGCCGAGCTTGCACGACGAGGCTGCACCGTCGTTCCCTCCCAGACGAACTTCCTCTTCTTCGAGACGCCTTACAGCGCGTCCGAACTCTCCCGGGCCCTTCTCGAGCGGGGCGTCATCGTCCGGTCCTGCGAGGGCTGGGGTTTCGATCGGGCCATTAGGGTCAGCATCGGCACCACCGAAGAGACGAGGCGCTTCGCCTCCCTTTTCGGCGATGTTCTCGACGACTTCCGCAAAGGGGTGAGGCACCATGGTTGA